One Electrophorus electricus isolate fEleEle1 chromosome 13, fEleEle1.pri, whole genome shotgun sequence DNA segment encodes these proteins:
- the stx11a gene encoding syntaxin-11a has product MKDRLCDLSDAVLRVPQEEAATENGEHADSSELMHQHVVVFEGEDVMDSVFREAQAMHKKIAHLRVEVKRLGKQNTRFLTSVRRISSIKRDSSAIARSIKADGEKLYARLQQMDALCRELEEKHGPQSTLARMAHSQYVSLTGAFHQAMSEYNEAEMAQRENCKTRIQRQAEIMGKEVTGDQIEEMVETGKWNMFSDDLVADGRTFRSVLNEIENRHKELLELESRIRDIHDLFFQLALLVEEQGAMVNNIEANVCATQEYVFKATAEIKKAVRYKKKHPCRQLLCCCFPCCNK; this is encoded by the coding sequence ATGAAGGACCGATTGTGTGACCTGAGTGATGCTGTGCTTAGGGTGCCCCAGGAGGAGGCTGCAACAGAGAATGGGGAGCACGCAGACAGCAGCGAGCTGATGCATCAGCACGTGGTGGTGTTCGAGGGGGAGGATGTCATGGACAGTGTGTTCAGGGAGGCGCAGGCCATGCACAAAAAGATAGCTCACCTGAGAGTGGAGGTCAAGAGACTGGGCAAGCAGAACACACGCTTCCTCACCTCCGTCAGGCGCATCAGCAGCATCAAGCGTGACAGCAGTGCCATCGCGCGCAGCATCAAGGCCGACGGAGAGAAGTTGTACGCCAGGCTACAGCAGATGGACGCACTGTGccgggagctggaggagaagcaCGGGCCCCAGTCAACACTGGCCCGCATGGCACACTCCCAGTACGTCTCCTTGACCGGCGCCTTCCATCAGGCGATGTCTGAATATAACGAGGCAGAGATGGCACAGAGGGAAAACTGCAAGACGCGCATCCAGAGACAGGCGGAGATCATGGGCAAGGAGGTGACCGGCGATCAGATTGAAGAGATGGTTGAGACCGGCAAGTGGAACATGTTCTCGGATGACCTGGTCGCAGATGGGCGAACGTTCCGCTCAGTGCTCAATGAGATCGAGAACCGCCACAAGGAGCTTCTGGAGCTGGAGAGTCGCATAAGGGACATTCATGATCTCTTTTTCCAGCTGGCTTTGCTGGTAGAGGAGCAAGGAGCTATGGTGAACAACATTGAGGCCAATGTGTGTGCAACACAAGAATATGTATTTAAAGCTACGGCCGAGATAAAGAAGGCTGTGAGATATAAGAAGAAACACCCATGCAGACAGTTACTTTGTTGCTGTTTCCCTTGTTGCAATAAGTGA
- the LOC113578133 gene encoding zinc finger SWIM domain-containing protein 1-like — MDEQGLDSKVQPDQEPSEQCAHSPRPDRTVTQRPRPDRSVTQRPRPDRSVTQRPRPDRTVTQRPRPDRTVTQRPRPDRTVTQRPGLDSTQAQSSELDHTLAKLKHDAGCTVEVLVDQDNILKGIFYQDTTMQKHFDLFPEVLVVTTACRLFDMYVYVQLAVDGNGHSDLVSMFVVSDSSKSISAMVDIFKRYNRAWERIQVVVMAEYRMERLVYASHYPKAQIFITPSRVTRTMKQEISQMDTLTVQQKQESLHLLQQIAHSNGEQSYQKNVEHLHKIGIQLVIDYYNRTWHPIREHWVVGLKECCLYSQNTTRQLAQFQRRLNQCIHALGDLRGFCQDIKTLVDSLRGVLREAAIAQLHVKAEAGELVLLSSVWHRYLNLLTPYASQLVARQLGLSEQVDFEQELTAGDTVVLDSASGIITITATSCTCPFATLNRLPCRHMFAFREKCGLNLFSEEGLAPRWCLKHSCRNDQQGELGGGGGDLGREEQGDSCGEEQGGGADQGSSEHTAARHHRRAARMARALMLLICATSSSALHEERIAVLQQVLHLWEEDKHATVVELIQVTV, encoded by the exons ATGGATGAGCAAGGCCTGGATTCGAAAGTGCAGCCAGATCAAGAGCCATCAGAGCAATGTGCCCACAGCCCCAGGCCGGACCGCACCGTAACCCAGCGCCCCAGGCCGGACCGCAGCGTAACCCAGCGCCCCAGGCCGGACCGCAGCGTAACCCAGCGCCCCAGGCCGGACCGCACCGTGACCCAGCGCCCCAGGCCGGACCGCACCGTGACCCAGCGCCCCAGGCCGGACCGCACCGTGACCCAGCGCCCCGGGCTGGACAGCACCCAGGCTCAGAGCTCTGAGCTGGACCACACACTGGCTAAGCTTAAACATGATGCAG GCTGTACAGTGGAAGTCCTTGTTGATCAGGACAACATTCTGAAGGGCATATTTTATCAGGATACAACAATGCAAAAGCATTTTGACCTGTTTCCTGAGGTTCTAGTGGTGACCACAGCCTGTAGGCTGTTTGACATGTACGTGTATGTGCAGCTAGCTGTGGACGGTAATGGACACAGTGATCTTGTGTCCATGTTCGTGGTTAGTGACAGCTCCAAATCCATCTCGGCTATGGTGGACATATTCAAACGGTACAATCGTGCGTGGGAGAGGATCCAGGTGGTGGTAATGGCTGAGTATCGCATGGAGAGACTGGTGTATGCTTCACACTATCCCAAGGCCCAAATATTCATCACACCCTCCCGCGTCACCCGAACCATGAAGCAGGAGATAAGTCAGATGGACACCCTAACTGTCCAGCAGAAACAGGAGAGTCTGCATCTTCTTCAGCAGATAGCTCACTCTAACGGAGAGCAGTCCTACCAGAAGAATGTCGAGCACCTGCACAAGATAGGAATCCAGCTGGTCATAGACTATTATAACCGAACATGGCACCCAATCAGGGAGCATTGGGTAGTGGGCCTGAAGGAGTGTTGCCTCTACAGCCAGAACACCACCAGGCAACTGGCCCAGTTTCAGCGCCGGCTGAACCAGTGCATCCATGCGTTGGGTGACCTCCGGGGCTTTTGTCAGGATATTAAGACACTAGTTGACAGCCTGCGGGGGGTGCTGAGGGAGGCAGCGATAGCACAGCTGCATGTGAAGGCAGAAGCGGGCGAACTAGTATTGTTGAGCTCTGTCTGGCACCGATACCTGAACCTGTTGACACCCTACGCCAGCCAGCTCGTTGCCAGGCAGCTGGGCCTCTCTGAGCAGGTGGATTTTGAACAGGAGCtcacagcaggagacacagTTGTGCTGGACTCTGCCTCGGGCATCATAACTATTACTGCCACATCCTGTACCTGTCCATTTGCCACACTCAACAGGTTGCCATGCCGACATATGTTTGCGTTCAGGGAGAAGTGTGGCCTGAATCTTTTCTCAGAGGAAGGGTTGGCACCAAGGTGGTGTCTCAAACACAGCTGCAGGAACGATCAGCAGGGAGAattgggtggaggaggaggggactTGGGTAGAGAGGAGCAGGGCGATTCATgtggagaggagcaggggggTGGAGCAGACCAGGGCAGCTCTGAGCACACTGCGGCCAGACATCACAGGCGAGCTGCGCGCATGGCTCGAGCCCTGATGTTGCTCATCTGCGCTACGTCCTCCTCTGCTCTGCATGAAGAGCGAATCGCTGTCCTGCAGCAGGTGCTCCATCTGTGGGAGGAGGACAAACATGCCACCGTGGTGGAGCTCATACAGGTCACAGTCTGA